DNA sequence from the Pseudomonas fluorescens Q2-87 genome:
TTGGCGCTGTGAGGCGCAGGACCAGGTCAAGGCCTGCGTGGTCGAGCAGCTTGCCTGTGACCTGGAACTGGATATCGCGGCCATCGAGGCGCGTTTCGGCTTGGTGTTCCGGGACTATTTCGCACCTCTCTGGCCGGTGCTGGAGGCCTTGCACGACGAGGGGTTGATCGAGCTCTCGAACCGTTTCATCGGCGTCCTGCCCGCCGGGCGGTTGAACGTGGATGCGATCTGCAATCTGTTCGACCAAGGCCCGGATGACGCAAGCCCCTATCCTTTTGAAAAGTTGAACCGCTCATGAATGCTGCCTCCGGTTTCAATCGTGCCCTGGTGGAGAAATACGACCGTCCCGGGCCGCGCTACACGTCTTATCCCACGGCTCCGCAGTTCCATCAGGCGTTTGCCATGGACGAATATCGCCACGCAGCCCAGCGCAGCAACTTGGCACCGGTGCCGAAACCGTTGTCGGTGTACATCCATATCCCGTTCTGCCAGAGCCTGTGCTACTACTGCGCGTGCCATAAAATCATTACTCGCAAAAGCCATCGCGCCACCGAATACCTGGCGTACCTCAAGCGCGAAATCGCTTTACAAGCGGCGCTGTTCGACCGCTCGCGCAAACTGACCCAACTGCACCTGGGCGGCGGCACGCCGACTTACCTGACCCATGAACAGTTGGCCGACCTGATGGTCTGTCTGCACCAATCGTTCGACATGGACGACAGCGAAGAGCATGAGTTTTCCATCGAGGTCGACCCTCGGACCATCGATGCGCAACAGATCCAAGGTCTACGTCAGCTGGGGTTCAATCGCTTGAGTTTTGGCGTCCAGGATTTCGATGCCCGGGTGCAGGCGGCCGTCAATCGAGTGCAGAGCGAAGCCCAGGTCGTCGAGTTGGTGGAAGCGGCGCGCCAGGCGAATTTCAAGTCGGTGAGCGTCGATTTGATCTATGGCCTGCCGTTGCAGACCATCGCCAGTTTTGACGTGACCCTGGACAAGATCATCGCCTTGCGGCCCGACCGCATCGCCACCTACAGCTACGCGCACCTGCCGCAGCGGGTGCGGGCGCAACGGATGATCCGGCCCGAAGACATGCCGCCGCCGGAGCGCAAGCTGGAACTGCTCGAACTGACCATCAACCGCCTGACCGAGGCCGGCT
Encoded proteins:
- the hemN gene encoding oxygen-independent coproporphyrinogen III oxidase, translated to MNAASGFNRALVEKYDRPGPRYTSYPTAPQFHQAFAMDEYRHAAQRSNLAPVPKPLSVYIHIPFCQSLCYYCACHKIITRKSHRATEYLAYLKREIALQAALFDRSRKLTQLHLGGGTPTYLTHEQLADLMVCLHQSFDMDDSEEHEFSIEVDPRTIDAQQIQGLRQLGFNRLSFGVQDFDARVQAAVNRVQSEAQVVELVEAARQANFKSVSVDLIYGLPLQTIASFDVTLDKIIALRPDRIATYSYAHLPQRVRAQRMIRPEDMPPPERKLELLELTINRLTEAGYVYIGMDHFALPDDELVRARAQGTLQRNFQGYSTHADCDLIGLGVSSIGKVGDSYNQNVKEISQYYARLDQGLLPVQRGYRLSDDDRLRREVISELMCHGRVEFGQIDSAHGIRFTEYFADALSQLQEQVRDGLLEIHDDALVLLPQGQLMMRSVAMTFDAYLEADRTVQYSRTV